TCGCGAATTCAGTTGCTTTTTGCATTACTTTGAGTTTACATCCCCAGCTCAGTTACGTCACCAAGAAATGTACGACAAAGACGACAATTTCGATTGAAAATAAACGTGCCTTGAAATGTGGAAATCAATCGAAATAAGTTATTGCAGGAACAGCAGAGAGAAGGGGGTTCGTTTGAGTAAAGGACGTGTTTTGCTCCCCAAACAAGCGCTGTTACTACTTTCATACTTTCACAACAAAGTATGGCGCCCATACTGTTTCGTATTTCGGTTGGAACGTTGAGTAGAAACAGAACATACTAAAACAACGCGTACATTAACTAGCCATCCATATGTTATTCGAGCTAAACACATCCACCATTAGAGTCGGACACACGCAGGAGGTGGTTGGCTAGGTCTTTCAATATAACAATCCTCTTTAGCAATATTGCAATTCCAGCACGTCTCCTCACATTTCCCTCTCCTACACAACATTTACTGCGTACAGTGACACAAAGAGAAATTGAATAACTGTTTGCGATCATCCCGATTTTTTgcacgcccacacacacatacccataCATCTCCCACCACACAGAGAAgtattagtagcagcagtattaGTACGTGTGGTGGATGGCATGGGGAAATTTGGTGCGCACACAGAGCGGCACTACGGCGCTCATGTCCTCCGGTGATTTGGATATCCATCAAAACGGTGCTGTGGTCATATAGATTGTTTCCTCATTTGCATTATCTATCCCCTCACGGTCACGACACGATCGCACGGGTGCACGGGATCGAGATAGGTGCCCGCCGATCGTATTAGTTATAAATATGTAACATCTATCTTTCACTTAAAAACTACGTTTAGCCTGCGCTAGCAACCTGCGTTGCTCTGATGATGATTCCGTGTTGATTCCTTGGGTCCATCgctcccttttctctttctcacctTTAGTCGTACCGATATGAACCATTTCCCTGGTTCCTTCATATGCCCTTCGAGCTCTGGCGAAACAATGATGGAGTTTTACTGGTGGGCCCCTCTGTCTCCATAGCATTTGAATGTCTCTTTTAACCAAGTTCATTAGCCTGATTGTTCAataagaaacgaaacggaaccaaaaTCGAAGAACAATAGCTAATCGCATTTTAACTACACATTAGCCTCCTTACAATCCCGCAAAGCGAGGAAGCCGTGTAAGGtggaattaaaaacaaaaagattcTCTACAGCTCATCGCTTGTCTTTCTCATTTATCCcccaaccaccgccgccgcccgtTATATAGTTGGCCACCAATGATGCTTCGCTTCATAGTCGTGTGTGCCCGATCCATAGCGAGAGCCCTTCATCAACAAATTTGAAATCTGTAGCTTCTGCTTCGGTGTTTACGGTACTGCGCTTGTATGTCTAgatgtttaaaaaattaacaaaactcTGAATCACACATTTGATaattgcacacaaacacacacacgcacatccaaCCACGAATTTCTTCGCATACCATTCGTGTGGATCAACCACACACTTAGCGGCTTGTTCTTGTCGCAGTAATCGATGTTACCTTCCTACAGCATGCAGCACTGCGCCTGCAACACCTGCAGCATACGTATTACTATGCCCTGCCATCAACTCCAGTATgtttgcgcgcgtgtgcgtgtgtgtgcgtttatcGTATGTGTGTATACCAGGGGATTCTTATTCTCTATTCAGCGATCATCAGCATGTGTCACTAGAAGAGTGTTACTATAACGTACTTCCGTcgattgctctctctctctctctctctctctctctctctatctctctcccagTCCAACGACGTCACACACTCttcatttttcggttttccgttATCTTCCTTGCTTTCCTCTTTCCAGTACTCAGCAGTAGTagttttctattgtttttcgttttaccTCGCGCTTTCAGGCGTTTTCTGTTTGCAAGCCCTCCGGAGGGTTTGCTCTAGGacacccttccccttttgCCAGCCTTacttggggggagggagagctTTAGAAATCACCGTCACTCGAGTCTATCGAGTAATCTCAGGCGTAAAACTCCCGGTTGTTCGCATTCTTGGCGTATGTGTTGGCCGTCGGGGATCGCTTCGGTTCATCGAGCGCGTACGAGCCCTCGTCCTTTTTTCTCATCCGGTACACGATGAACATCACCACGAGGATAGCGCACAGCAAACCGACGACAGCTCCTCCAATCACAGCtgaaataaagagaaaatgaGACATTCGTTATTCGTGCAGCAGGAAGGTACCACACTTTTGTGGAACACAGTTTTACATGGTTTCATTTGAGAAGTTTTCAAAATTCGATCCAGTTACAGAACTGAACTACGCTATTTTCCGGCTTCGAACCGTATGCACTGAACTTTTTTCATTAGTACCAATGGTTTCTTCGATCTGTTCATTAATGTTGGAACAGGTTTCAAAATTTGCACCAAGAGAGTGCTTCATTAGCACACTCGTCTGAAGGTCAAAGATGGCCATTGCGTTCCATCAGCAGTCTTCTCTCGGAACACGCAAATTGATGTTTTATTCGAGCTAATCGGGAGGACATACCAAATGTAGGGACCGCTAACATGTCCCCCCTGACATCCTTCATatcgattagcagcagcagcagcaccagaaactTCATACATTGCTGGTCAGCTCATACGAAATGTATGATCTAATTTACCTTTATGTGCCCCCCGGGGAGACGGGGGAGCGTTCTCCAGTGCTCTGGCGTTTGAACCCCTCGTCCCCGGGGTCCCTTCCCCAAACCCTCATGTGTGACAGAGCTTACCTGCTAGAATGCCAGGCTGTGCAAAGAAGCTAGCCGTTCGGTCATCGTTCTTGGCATTCATTATCAAAACGCCGCTGCCCGCACCGTACGGGTTGTTGGTGTCGTGatggttgttattgttgttgttcgtaccactgccgctgcttccGCTCTCggttggcgtggcgtgatgACGGGGAAGCTCGTCCAGATCAAACTCGGGCTTGGCGGGATTGTTTGAAtcaccgacgccgccgctCGGATATCGATTTCCTCCTGATGTTGACGAGGTGGACGATTTGCTGTCTCGATCCTTGCCGATCGGCACTGAGGACGTGAAATCGCGTAGGtgaaaatagaataaaaccGAACACCGTTAGTAATCAttcagcacaacaacaaccagatgATAACCAGCACTCCTCTACGGGGGAGTAGCGTcggcagtagcaacagcagcagtaacagcagcagactACGCTTGCATGCTAAATTAAAACACTACAAACACTAAGGACTGAGGGAAAATCCGGCCAGAGCAAACAGTGCGCCCTCGTGGGAATTGTGAACAGtgaactaaaacaaaaactcaagcTCTCTTATCATACGCttgcgctgctactgctgttgctgcgtcaCTGCACGAGCTTAGCTTCCTCAGCTTCCCTCCACACTTCTTTTCACAGCATAAGCAGCACTCTCGCAACGAGAAAAGAGTGAAAAAACGAACTGTaacacaaaaacataaacacagtaaccgaatgaaatgtttttggAACCATTCTCTGTTGCTCTGTAGCATTGTGGCGGGCGTGGGAGAAGAGGTTTGCCACTACACTGCGAGCGTGATGAAGATGGTGTGTGGTTGATCGAATGATGAACGGAGGAGGTCTAACATGAGATATATTCAATGGATGTCGATAGTATGATGGGAAGGCCTTTAAGGGGAGGGGCCATAGAATCGATGATTACATGCGTAGTGAAACAGTtgcaaagtgaaaaaaaaacatggtgaatgatggtggatggaagGGTACACGATCGTTTCGCCTTGACATGGCTGCACAAAGCTGCAGCTCGCAAAGCTTGCTAGTAGAAACAGATGAACGATACATGAGAGTGGATGAAACGATGCAGTAAGAGTCAGAGAAAGGAATAACAAAATTGAAGATTTCATGCAAAGCTATCATTTCTGATGGAACAACAAACTTCGTAATCCAAAAAACATCGATTAGTAGGAGCAAGAACAAGAGCAGAAGAAACGGAATCAATTCAAGGCAAAACGAACGCTCGTGTTacatggaacaaaaaaaaaactatcggaaaacggaaacagaatGGCCAACGGCCGAGGACGATGAAATAGTCAGTataaagtaaaaaataaagttaCGGTGGGAAACACTGAAGAGTCTCACAAGATCAGCAATAGatgtagagaaagagagagggagcaaggGGGAGTAAATCTGCTCTACGCAGTGTTTCGTACCGGACGCGCGCAAATGGATTAGGGGGCCTGAAGCATTCTCGTTTGCTAGGTTTGCCTGAGAATTTCGCGTTTTGAgaaggatggtggtgtgtgttaTTGCTGTATCCCTTTCCGTATACATTCGAttggatttatgttttttatgttcGACAGTCTATCCGTTTTTGATTTAGCAGATCCCTTTCGACAGTATGGCTACATCCCGTAGCCACGCTGCTGCAAACGGGAAAAGCCTGAAATCCGCGATGTTACTGGCCGTGGCGACGAAAGAAACCATTCGGCGGGAGTTTCGTTCGTCGCCACTGTGGCTGCTGCCTCGAGCGAGCTCTGATCACACACGATGATCATGACACGCTAAGGAAGAGGGTGTGGTAGGTGGACGTGTACGGAGGATGGGTGGtttaaaattaaagaaataaagccatgcaaaacaaaactgactatcttcgtcgtcggtggtcgaTGGATCAACTTCGGATAGGTTGGTGTCTGTGTAGagatcattatcatcatgaTCACCTGAACCGGGCAGGTTATCACTGTGCAGGATGTGGTTCACGTTGCTgcccgacgatgacgaggacgacgaggacgacgaagaggacgtACGACGTGCGGTGgaatcttcgtcgtcgtccccgaaCCCGGAACCGGACgcttcgtcgtcttctttcTCTAGATCATCATGTACCTGCAATAGGTGGACCAAAACACATACGTACAGATCGTGCATTAGAATGAAAATTGGAGGACTGGATTATTCGAATCGCTATCTCGGTAACGCCACTTACTTCTCCCCGGCTACCAGAACCTTGcagaccatcgtcatcgatgtaGATATCATTCTGACCGGCGCTGAACGATGAACTACTGTCGAGGTTAGTATTCTGGTTGTTAGATTTCTGAAATGACAAATAGACGGAACAATAAGTAACAATAATCAATAACCACATCACGACCCAGAATGGTTCGCCAAAAACATGAGCCCCAACACTAAAAAATCAATGACGTCAATGCAGGGATGCATAAAGGACGACACGCAGTCAGCCCGCTGAAGGTTTACGTGACTAGAACAGCATTCGCCGTGAATCACATGGAGATGTGTGACGTCTTTCTGGAAGTTGTCCTAGTTTCCGAACAACTCTTCcactttcctccttctcttcctgcaCATTCATCCTCGTTAATGTGTTAGACATAATGCACGAGTCATCCTGCTCCCTCTACCCCCCGTTGGTGTATCGATTTTGCGATGCGTTACTTGCGAGAGCTTGCGTCAAATTGCGTAACACTGATAACGCACCACTGACAGTACAGGAGGTTCGTCCGGAGGCACGATTTCATCACAAAGGCCACTCTTCGTCTCCGTTCCCCGCCGTACGACGCAAAGCGGACACACCTACATTTTCCGCCACCTACACATACGGGCTCTTTGATGAatttaccaaaaacaaaaagaaaaaagaaaagaaatcctaACTCAATTACGCGTGTCGCCTCACCGCACCCATCACCATTATCGCGATACATAACAACCGCTTCCTGTGCTCATCCTGTGAGGTGGGCGAAAGAGTGTTCTAGACCACTTCACGGTTgaagagcgaaaagaaaaggaaggaaaaaatacACGAAACAACGGGATATGGAAGGCATCTACCACCACACAACAAGTATCGATTGGTAGAGAAGGATCGGTTGCCCAGACTGCTTGCAATTTGCCAAGAACAACCGCCTTCTGAGACGTATCCAATGACGACACGACACAGCACACCATggggtcatcatcatcgggcggGCGTTACACACAGTTCATGGTTGAGCAAAAAGGTCCTTCTTCCAGGTAATCAGACGGACCTACACCTTCACTtagacacgcacacatgtaCTGCGATCGTCTGGTATGTGTCCTTTTAGTGCTGGGGTTTTGATCGATACACATGCCTGACCTCAACTCAGGTTGTCGCAGGAACACCGGGGGAAGGGGCGAAATGGTGGTTTCACGGCGTTCACGACCAACAAGGACACAATCGAATACCAAGCTCCTATTCGCTGTCTTCTGAGAAGTGAGGTACCTTGCGTGTAGCGTACGTCGATTCCTAGAAGGACAGCGCGCGCGTTACGAATACCAAGGCTCGGAACGGAAACAATTAAGCAGGACCTTCTGCAGCATCCGAAACGAGGTGAAACACTAGCACTCCGGCCACGACAGCAACGACTACTTCGACTATCTACTAAGCGTACGAACGAAGCGGTGCGTTCGGTTCGTGCGAGATGAAGGCAATGCAGTATATGTAGTAATCTTCCGACTTCCGACTTGTGGACCGGAATCCGCACAGGCCGCACCACAGGAGGTCCTCTAGCTGCTGCACATTAAactcatcggcagcagcagcaccagcagcaggacgagcTCACACCGACCGAGGCGCATCGATGAGAAGAGAATCCTTCTCCTACCGGAGGTAACTTCATCAATCgcatagagggagagagaatgagCTTTAATCGACTCATCGACTGAACATCCGGAACCAAATATAGACTTAAGGAAAATGCTAGTAGGTTCTAGGAGCGATTGAAATGGTCATTGTTTTGAATGACGTGTTCCAGTAGATACAGCACCGCTACTGTTTTTCTACCattatttattgcttttccCAATTTCCCCAACATCCATGGTCTCTTCCATTGTTAGCTCATCCTCCCTTTGGATTTCGGGAGGGGAACATGCTCACCACTGACAACTAGACAACATTGAGAAGAGCTCTGAAGAAGATTTTGGCGAGCGTTTCATGACGagctctcttcctttttgtatCTCGCGCGCGTCTTGTATCTCCTGGCGGAAAAGCTCATTTTCcattctccttttctctctcacacacacacacacatcgaaagGAGCGCGAATTTCCCAAACAATGGTGCATGCGCGCTCACAACACAGTAGACCCTGTGCTCTCTGAGATGGTCCGTTATCTTCTTGGCATTCTCACCAATCTCTTGATTCGAGAAATCAAAATTGGAGCTTTTCGTTATGGTCCATCGATTCACAGCTTCCTAGAGAGAGACAACGAGGGTGATGAGATATATAGAGAGAACCGTTAAAAGAACCGGATGGCGAATCCCACAACTAATGTGGTTGTGGCACGCCGTACTAGACGAGCTTTCGGAGGAGGCTCTGTATTATCATCACCATTGTTGAATAGCAAAGGGACAGCATTAAGACGTTATGAAGCCAGGATAACAAGCTAGcttaacaaacacaaacacactctcttTTGCTCTAGTATTGAATCCTACCTTTCTTCTCCTCAGTGACCGCACATGGAATGTCTCTATCAACGCCGCTAAGCGAAGTTAGGACGATTACGATTGTGTATGCGAGCAACTTTCCACCTACAATGGAGTAGCGTATTTAAaccctgctgctgtctgctaATGAgggtttttattgcttttttctGCTCCAGAGATTGATgtaaaatcgatttcattccTCTAAACGAtgtcgacgacgtcgacgaagaCGTCGTAACGACAATTTGGTTATCTTCGTCAGTTATCGGTGACGGTACCATCATCCAGAAAATACCATTAGGCACACTGCTCCTGGGGTATTCCcagttcctttcttttttctgcttagTAAAATATAAAGCATCGACATAAAATTCCCCATTCCGGCTCACACCATCGCTTGATAGGGTGGTGGCACTGGACACGTCAACACATTCGTTGCTCCCGGAATTTGATGCGTCGTATTTCCCGTTTAATTGAGCGTCAGGACGTTTAGGGCGACGAGGGCAATGTGGAGGCTGGCTGCCACTATCAGTGTTGATGAAGCGTGGCCCCGATAGAGATTTTGTTCGACATTAGCTGACTGATTGTTCCTCGAAACGGATCCAACGTGCAAACATGCCTCTCCCTTCTACGATCGAATTCTTCGAACGGATCTCTGCCATATTGCGCTGCCACAGCAAAACCCATGGCAGGTccacggttggttggttgtgctgagatgtttattgatttttttttcttcctaaaACTACATCCCAATGACCCTGTGTCTCTCCTTGAATGATCTTGATCAGTTGCTACTGGAAGCTTGGCAGCTCATGATCGATGCTGCTGACCAGATGACAGCATCCTACGGGTAGATGTCAGAGTCGGGAGCTAGGCAAGAGCCACGTCAAGATGCTCAGCAACCGATTGCAATTCATAAAGGGCATCCCAACCAGCCGCGGCTGCGGCGGAGATAATCCACATCGCAACAAGATTGCCATTTCATTGTTCAacacgagacagagagagagagagaagcgatcGAGTTGATGACGTGCAGCGCATTCGCCAAACATCATCTCTAGTGGCTGGCGTGCCATTCTTTTGGCCAGaaccctccacacacacaagggtaGTACGGTGTGGACGTTAGGaagtgaagcaaagcaaagccaTATCGAAGCGATCAAGTCAAGAATGTCTGACTTACGCCTCTTATTCGGAAGCGGTGAACAAGGGTCCGCTTTGTCAACAAGACCCCCACGAGCTTCGGACGATCTCGGACATTCGACGTGGAGGGATAAGCGGTGTTTTGCATGACGAGTTGAGTTAATGTCCGGAtggaagcaaacgaacgaacgaaactcgAAGTAAGAGTTTCCAAGTTAGTTAGTCCAGCAAAGCGCAAACAAAATTCGGAAGCGTAAAAAGAAGACTTTATGGGCTAGGACATCGTCAGCTATTCTCATGACATTGAGATCGTCGTACGGAACGCGAATAGGGAGCAGCCATTCCAttgtctctcttcttcttcgcgttTGAGGCCAACTATCCCAGCGAACCGGTAAACAATTGCCCCCATTTCTCATCAAGCAGCGAGCACTTTCagttaaaacaacaaattggACGCTTATCACCGCGCaccagccaggccaggtcaTGAGTCGGTGGTCAGCACCGATCGGCCAGCCGCGCTTGATGATGACGAGTCGAGGCTGGCTCGGCCAGCGATCACCATCCCAAGTGGAGCCAAGATTGTGGGGTAAAAATAGAACAATCATTCCACCATTTGCTACACATCGCGCGACCGATCGCCGGTGTTTGCGTTTCGCTTTTTGCGACGCAAATCGCGCAATTTGCACTCCCGAACATCTGGCTACTTTCGGTTCAGCTTGCACGCACGGCGGGCGCAGGACTTCAAAAACATCAACTGCTGTTTAGTCATATTCGATATGTATTATCCGAAGGCTCAACAGCATATCAGTGGGCATGTGGCTGAGGCTCCAAATGCCTTCAACTCGGTTCCGCAAGACGCAGAAGCCGGTAATGAGCGATAGAGCATATCGGAGAAAGACCACCCCTCATACGCCGACACactcctctccccccttttctttttcactcttTCGCTGTGTGCACTATGTTTACCCATTGCGGCCGTCTGGTGCGATTGTTCGGGCGCAGCTGTTGAAAATGGATATCCCCAAGGCACGCGAGAGTCACACGAGTCACTCGGCGCACGAGTAAGCGATTGGAGAAGGCGTGATAAACTGCTATCACGGAGTGTGGACTACTCGGAGAACCTAGAACTATGATTCATTCAGCAGGGGCTCGGTTATCGACGCCCAAGTGTGTTTACTCATCTCGCTGCTCAAGTCAAGTGCCTGCCCGTTCCCCTCGCTGGAGCAGTTTAGTATGAGCGCACATTTTACTGACTGATTATCCGTCTGGCCTTGATAATGTTACTGAAATCGTCATAATTGCGCCGCAACAGTATGATTTACCGAAAGCTGAGTAATGGTGGCAGCCTCCaaaataatgcaaaacaaaaattaagaTGACCTCATCTTAAATTGGGTTGATGCGTCCTTCTTGCCGATCGACAATTGGGATGCTAAATCATCTTCGACTTAATGAACACTAGTGTCACTGCACACAAAGCGCCTTTGGGACGctgcaaccgctgcaacaacaacgctcCATCCATCAGCGAAGCGTTAAGGCACTATAAACTATTTTTAGCGTTTGGCCCCGGCCTAGCCAACTGCACCCTGCTGCAATTCAATCCAGCTTGGCATGCACCACGCCAGATGATGATTTTGGCTTACGCGCACGGCTGTCTGGGCGACTGCATTACGAATGCGACTTGCTATTATGCCAAGTCTTtcggcgtcaatgtcgataccctCACTTCTAACCTAGTTTGGGACTTTCTGGCAAAGACATCACCGGCCAAGAGCTCTTCTGGAGATTGCTTCATTTCCTCGTTGCTTTACCGTCTGGGATCTGGGAACTTAGCCAGCGGATAGGGCTTCATTTGTTTAAACTAAACGTTTTCGGGTCTTCTGCCTCTTCAATATGACATTGTCCTTCTGCAAGAGACGGATTGTGTCCTTCTACTAGAGCTGTACACTCTTGAAGTATAGATGCTTCtcatcttctccttcattCTCTggcacacacctacacacactcgcgcggaGGTCCATCGCTGCCATCACTAGTTGGCaaaacagcagctgcagacaACAGAGTTCGCCCAACATGTCATCACGTTCTTCGCCAATGAATTCTGCATAAATTTctcggtaaaaaaccaaaacatacacctcaaccgattcaaataattttagcggttatccatttcaaaattttgccgttagataaccatagaatgagccggacacagaaatacatgtggaaagtgcaggaggggtgggggagggagcgagtacatacctagtacatcgcttgtaccttcccccgtcccttccagatggataaaagatgatttagacataataattgtcccaaaaccatacacaccttttcagttaaatatctttgaaaaatacattataaacgtcaAATAGTGCTACTacggaagagggaaggaagatgccattacattttcactgtcgaaagataatatttgggtagtttttcgcaccataaattgatttaatctcatgtttaaggttcttgttcattccactggttatttaacggccaaattttgaaatgttcggcccctaaatgtatgcaattagaatcggttagcctaccgaatcggttgaggtgtatatattggttttttaccaattTCTCTATCCACGCGTCACCGAATACGGCCTTTTGGAATACCAAACATACCGAGCACAATCCAGCAAACGAGCGGAAGGTGGCTAGCGGTGGCACATTACTCCACGCCTTTTTCGCGCCTTGACTTCTGCCCAACGTTATCGACGTCAtcatcgagcatcatcattatctggCAAGAAAAGGCGACATAACTTCCGCTTCCGTTCACgaccggaggggggaggggaaccgCGGACCAGAGTTCGGTCTGAGATTCCCGTTCCATCATGATGCCggctcactctttctttctatttacGATTCGTACTCGGACTCGCAGTGCCAAGAAACATGGCCAGCGTTcctccgttcgatcgatccgttgGCGACTGGCAATAATGAATTCACGTCTTCTGCCAGGTTCTAGGCGAGAGCTCGTCCAATAATCGATCGAATTCCACCAAATTCCGCTACCGACGGGCCGACATCTTCGAGGAGCATATAGCGCGATCTTGCTACCAACCGCCAATCGGGTTATCTAGGAGTGGGCGCTTGGTCGGAGTATGAAACTGGTTTCGCTCTTGGTTCGTGCTTCACACGATCACCTGGCATGGCTTCGCGTGGCGATGCTAATCCATGCCTGCCTGCCGAAAAGAGCAAAGGTAAAGCAGCTGCCGGTCCATGCCGGTTTGCCGTGGTCATCACACATCATCTTATCTAGCTTCCTCCACTACGGGCGCCAGACTTCAAAAGGCACTGGCTGTGTcgttttagcattttttttct
This sequence is a window from Anopheles darlingi chromosome 3, idAnoDarlMG_H_01, whole genome shotgun sequence. Protein-coding genes within it:
- the LOC125957935 gene encoding syndecan isoform X2 yields the protein MMMMMSQQTLNIKAGGGGGGAVKRKLVAPRTMTMATTTATVMLVALLLAIAMPWSTAVAAAANENDQKSNNQNTNLDSSSSFSAGQNDIYIDDDGLQGSGSRGEVHDDLEKEDDEASGSGFGDDDEDSTARRTSSSSSSSSSSSSGSNVNHILHSDNLPGSVPIGKDRDSKSSTSSTSGGNRYPSGGVGDSNNPAKPEFDLDELPRHHATPTESGSSGSGTNNNNNNHHDTNNPYGAGSGVLIMNAKNDDRTASFFAQPGILAAVIGGAVVGLLCAILVVMFIVYRMRKKDEGSYALDEPKRSPTANTYAKNANNREFYA
- the LOC125957935 gene encoding syndecan isoform X1, yielding MMMMMSQQTLNIKAGGGGGGAVKRKLVAPRTMTMATTTATVMLVALLLAIAMPWSTAVAAAANENDQKSNNQNTNLDSSSSFSAGQNDIYIDDDGLQGSGSRGEVHDDLEKEDDEASGSGFGDDDEDSTARRTSSSSSSSSSSSSGSNVNHILHSDNLPGSGDHDDNDLYTDTNLSEVDPSTTDDEDMPIGKDRDSKSSTSSTSGGNRYPSGGVGDSNNPAKPEFDLDELPRHHATPTESGSSGSGTNNNNNNHHDTNNPYGAGSGVLIMNAKNDDRTASFFAQPGILAAVIGGAVVGLLCAILVVMFIVYRMRKKDEGSYALDEPKRSPTANTYAKNANNREFYA